In the genome of Bradyrhizobium sp. CB3481, the window GTTCAGCACCGCCAGGCTGACGTCGGTGTGGGCGAGCGGCACCGTGAGGTTGACGACAATCTCGACATCGTCGCGCTTCAGCAATTGATCGACCCGCATCGCCGGCAGCCCGAAGGCGGCGCCCTGGCGCTCGGCGACATCGCTGCGCATGTCGGCGAGCGCCCTGATTTCCATGACTGGAAAGCGCTGCGCCGCCTTCAGATAGGCGGTGCTGATAACGCCGCAGCCGATGATTCCGATGCCTACTCTTCTCATTGCAATCTCCGTGAGGTGCCATTCATCCCTTGACCGCGCCCGCGGTGAGGCCGGCGACGATGTGCTTCTGCGCCAGAAGGAAGAGAATGATCGTCGGCAGGATGGTCAGGGTGATGAAGGCCAGGATCAGATGCCACTCCGACGAATACTCGCCCTGATAAACCATGATGCCGAGCGGCCAGGGATAGAGCGCATCGGTGTTGAGCATCACCAGCGGCAACAGATAGGCGTTCCAGCTGTTGACGAAGGTGATGGTGCCGACGGTCGCAAGGATCGGTCGCGACAGCGGCAGCGTCACGTAGCGGAAGAATTTGATATAGCTGCAGCCATCGACCAGCGCCGCCTCAAGCAGTTCATAGGGAATGTCCTTGAAGAAGCGCCGCAGCAGCAGCACGCTCATCGCGAGGCTGAAGGCCACCTGCGGCAGCGCAACGCCAAAATAGGTATCGAGCAACCCGAGATCGCGCACCTTGATGAACAGCGGCAATACCGCAGTCGCGGCGGGAAACAGCAGGCCCAGCGTCAGGTAACTGAGCAGCATCGAGCTGCCGTAGAATTTGACATGGGCGAAGGTGAACGCCGCCATCGAGGCGACGATCAGGGTCAGCGTCACTGCGAGCGCCGAGATGATCAGCGAGTTACGCAGGAGCTGCCAGTAGCGCGCCGAGAACAGGATGTCGGCATAGTTCTGCCACTCCCAGTGCTGCGGCAGCCCGAATGGGTTGACGCGCAACTCGCCGAGCGACTTGAAGCCGCCGAGCAGGGTTGCGAGCAGCGGCACCAGCACGAAAACCGCCACCACGGCAAGGAAAAGCGCCTTGAACAGCATGGCCGGATCGAACGGCGCGCGGGTGATCCGGGCGTTACTCATCGCGCATGAACCATCGCTTGTAGGTGAAGGCAAAGGTCACGCAGATCGCGAACAGGATGACGCCGATGGCGCTGCCGTAGCCGACCCGCATGCGCGAAATGCCGTTGTTGTAGAGGAAGCTCACCATCGTGTTCGAGGAATCCGCAGGCCCCCCGCGCGTCAGCGGCATGACGAGGTCGAACAGCTGCAGCGAGCCGATGATGGCGAAGAACACCGAGAGGCGGATGGTCGGATAGAGCAAGGGGATGACGACATGGCGCAGGGTCTGCGACCTTGTCGCGCCATCGATGCGGGCGGCCTCGATCAGGCTCCTGTCAAGGCTCTGGAGCGCCGCGATGAACAGCATCATGTGGAAGCCAAAGTACTTCCAGACGACCACGATCAGCACGGCCAGCATCGACGTGTCGGGCGATGCCAAAAGATGCGGCGGCTCGGCGCCGAAGGCGCGCCAGATCGAGGCGACGAGGCCGTAGTCGCCGTCATAGACGAAGCTGAAGATCAGCCCGGTCGCGATCTCGGCTAGGATGTAGGGCATGAAGAACAGCATGCGCAGCGCCACCGCGCCGCGGAAGCGTTCCGCCAGCATCAAGGCCAGTGTGAGCGCAAGCGGCAGCTGGATCGCGAGCGAGACCGCGATGATCAGCCCATTGTTGCGCAGCGCGAGCCAGAACGCGCGCGTCTCCAGCACGAAGCGGTAATTGTCAAAGCCGATCCAGTTGGTCGGCTTGCCAAAACCGTTCCAGTTGAAGCCCGAATACCACGCGGCCTCGCCAATCGGCAGCACCACGAACAGCGTGAAGAGCAGCAACGCCGGCGGCAAGAACAGGA includes:
- a CDS encoding carbohydrate ABC transporter permease; translation: MSNARITRAPFDPAMLFKALFLAVVAVFVLVPLLATLLGGFKSLGELRVNPFGLPQHWEWQNYADILFSARYWQLLRNSLIISALAVTLTLIVASMAAFTFAHVKFYGSSMLLSYLTLGLLFPAATAVLPLFIKVRDLGLLDTYFGVALPQVAFSLAMSVLLLRRFFKDIPYELLEAALVDGCSYIKFFRYVTLPLSRPILATVGTITFVNSWNAYLLPLVMLNTDALYPWPLGIMVYQGEYSSEWHLILAFITLTILPTIILFLLAQKHIVAGLTAGAVKG
- a CDS encoding sugar ABC transporter permease codes for the protein MVSRRIASAPAIGATEASFSPLVVRGPIWDGRFTVVVLFLPPALLLFTLFVVLPIGEAAWYSGFNWNGFGKPTNWIGFDNYRFVLETRAFWLALRNNGLIIAVSLAIQLPLALTLALMLAERFRGAVALRMLFFMPYILAEIATGLIFSFVYDGDYGLVASIWRAFGAEPPHLLASPDTSMLAVLIVVVWKYFGFHMMLFIAALQSLDRSLIEAARIDGATRSQTLRHVVIPLLYPTIRLSVFFAIIGSLQLFDLVMPLTRGGPADSSNTMVSFLYNNGISRMRVGYGSAIGVILFAICVTFAFTYKRWFMRDE